AATAAATATTGCTCTACTCTCGTTTCTTCTTACAGGAATTGAAATTTTTGTGTCCCACCCGCCTCCAAGATTTTCTTCAGTAGGTGTAAGACGATACAGCTTAGTTTTTCTTCCTCTGAATAAATTTATATTTAATTTTGGTAAATCGAAAATCAGTGACAATCTATTTGGATACCAAAAACTGAAAGCCGAATTAAACATAGTGGCAATTTCACTTGCAATATTTGTTTCAAGCGTTGATTCATTCAGACTTACCGGTTCTGTTCTTACTCGTTTTATTTTAACTCTTTTTTTAGCTTTTGTTTTAGTAATTTTTTTAACTTGTGCCATTAGGTTTCCACATTTAAATTATTTTTCCTGTTACTACCTCATTTATTATTGCTTCACGATATTCTTCCATAAGTTCAACTTCTCTTTCGGCTTTATCTATCGCAATATTCAAAGTATGAGTTTCAGATTTGATTTGCTTAACAATTTCTTGCTGTTCTTGTAGAGGTGGGAATGGGAGTTTTAATATTTTAATATTTTCGACTGATAATCCAGGTTGGGCCGCAGCCATTGAATATTGATTTAGATTCATTGTTCTAAGTGTTTCCCCAAGCCAAAAAAAATCTAATTCAACTTTTGGATAAACTACAACAGCATGTTCAGAAGCCCAAAATTTATTATAAGCGTAATTAATGTTACCACATAATGCACCTTGCCTTCCTATCAAAACAAAATCGCCATCATTTGTAAATTTATTCGTATAGCCTCTTAATCCATTTCCACCATATACAGGAAAATCCCCAGTTTCATTTATTAATTCTGCTGTTATGGTTTCACCACTTTTCAAATTTACAATTGTTTTTAATCTTCTAATTTCCCAATGTTCAGGAATATCACCTAACCATGAAACTCCCGAAGATTTCAGTTTTACATTCTTATCAATCCCTTTGGTTACTGCATTTGTAGTTATATTTTGTCTTTGCTCTTTTAGTAGTTCAATGAAGCGTTGTTTAGTTTCGATAAAATGCTGAATTTTTGCCGAATTTTCTTTTA
The genomic region above belongs to Bacteroidota bacterium and contains:
- a CDS encoding restriction endonuclease subunit S, whose translation is MKVKEAKYNSPTIDWMPEIPNHWKVIRIKNLFYEVDERSMTGREDLLSVSHYTGVTLRKEGFDDDVEITNARTLVGYKIVDVGDLVINIMLAWNGSLGVSRFKGITSPAYCVFRLKENYNPEYFGYLFSTALFKGEFKKSSTGIIDSRLRLYSDDFFRIFSFVPPKDEQDKIVKYIKENSAKIQHFIETKQRFIELLKEQRQNITTNAVTKGIDKNVKLKSSGVSWLGDIPEHWEIRRLKTIVNLKSGETITAELINETGDFPVYGGNGLRGYTNKFTNDGDFVLIGRQGALCGNINYAYNKFWASEHAVVVYPKVELDFFWLGETLRTMNLNQYSMAAAQPGLSVENIKILKLPFPPLQEQQEIVKQIKSETHTLNIAIDKAEREVELMEEYREAIINEVVTGKII